From one Chloroflexota bacterium genomic stretch:
- a CDS encoding winged helix-turn-helix transcriptional regulator, which translates to MANLELISPQKTATFSFATAPAHNLLCSLFLLNEDKDEISEWVTKTKRRLTNEQLEANKLTAALASRFLGGTSWASFSDWIAHLEGYNAIEMRDWMIEDFRKACCQITDTPLDDLPTAAAILADEEIYLALYEELYAHKSPEKKCDCDAHRKEFQLYQQPNALKELLVSHLTWMWDEFYQDEWQRARPLLEDSIQAFQSVQLFVNSTEDALRSITGREQMPQIWDHWIATVENVIVIPSMHIGPYLMTIDKTENTVWLIVRAHIPEGASVSSPSLTRSELLMRLSALSNETRLQILELLNTKGELNASDIQNQLELTQSATSRHIQQLFATGYLHQRRLEGVKHYRIHHQRIANTAKALTGFLQA; encoded by the coding sequence ATGGCGAATTTGGAATTGATTTCCCCACAAAAAACAGCTACATTCAGCTTTGCAACCGCACCCGCGCACAATCTATTATGCAGTCTGTTCCTGCTCAATGAAGATAAAGATGAAATAAGCGAGTGGGTTACGAAAACCAAAAGGAGACTCACAAATGAACAACTGGAAGCAAACAAACTAACGGCTGCCCTGGCATCCCGCTTTTTGGGAGGCACAAGCTGGGCAAGTTTCTCAGACTGGATCGCCCACCTGGAAGGCTATAACGCTATCGAAATGCGCGACTGGATGATCGAAGATTTTCGCAAAGCCTGCTGTCAGATCACAGATACCCCCCTGGACGATCTCCCCACGGCGGCGGCAATTCTTGCCGATGAAGAAATTTACCTGGCACTGTATGAAGAACTTTACGCGCACAAATCGCCGGAGAAAAAATGCGACTGTGATGCCCATAGAAAAGAGTTCCAACTCTACCAGCAGCCAAACGCCCTCAAGGAACTACTCGTCAGCCATCTGACATGGATGTGGGACGAGTTTTACCAGGACGAGTGGCAGCGCGCGCGCCCCTTGCTGGAAGATTCGATCCAGGCATTCCAGTCAGTTCAACTTTTTGTAAACTCCACAGAGGATGCGCTGCGCAGCATCACCGGGCGCGAGCAAATGCCTCAAATTTGGGATCACTGGATTGCCACAGTCGAAAATGTTATCGTCATCCCGTCAATGCACATTGGCCCCTATTTAATGACCATCGACAAAACGGAAAACACTGTCTGGCTGATTGTGCGTGCCCACATCCCTGAAGGGGCCAGCGTTTCATCACCATCGCTCACCCGCTCCGAATTGCTGATGCGCCTCTCAGCGCTTTCCAATGAAACCCGATTGCAGATTCTTGAATTGCTCAACACAAAAGGCGAACTCAACGCCAGCGACATCCAGAACCAACTCGAACTCACGCAATCGGCCACATCGCGGCATATTCAACAATTATTTGCCACAGGATACCTGCACCAGCGCCGTCTGGAAGGCGTAAAACACTACCGTATCCATCATCAGCGCATTGCCAATACCGCCAAAGCGCTGACTGGTTTCTTACAAGCGTAG
- the hpt gene encoding hypoxanthine phosphoribosyltransferase — MSTLHSDLAQVIISEEEIQKRVKELAAQIEKDYADVERIMLIGILKGAFIFLADLARALNINHTVDFMAVSSYGKSGAVSGAVRLVLDVREPVVNEHIIIVEDIVDSGNTLSYLYHTLKGRQPASLKTCALLEKKRDNLDVPIDYLGFNIPDVWVVGYGLDYADTHRTLPFVAELKPEVYQ, encoded by the coding sequence ATGAGCACATTACACTCCGACCTGGCTCAAGTCATCATTAGTGAGGAAGAAATTCAAAAACGCGTAAAAGAACTGGCCGCTCAGATTGAAAAAGATTATGCCGATGTCGAACGGATTATGCTGATCGGCATCCTCAAAGGGGCTTTTATCTTCCTGGCCGATTTAGCGCGCGCGCTGAATATCAATCATACTGTAGATTTCATGGCGGTTTCGAGTTATGGTAAATCGGGCGCGGTGAGCGGCGCAGTGCGGTTGGTGCTGGATGTGCGCGAGCCGGTCGTCAACGAGCATATCATCATCGTTGAAGATATTGTTGACAGCGGCAACACGCTCAGCTATTTGTATCATACCCTCAAGGGACGCCAACCGGCCTCGTTAAAAACATGCGCTTTGCTGGAGAAAAAACGCGACAACCTGGATGTGCCGATTGATTATTTAGGTTTCAACATTCCGGACGTGTGGGTAGTTGGCTATGGTTTGGATTATGCCGACACACACCGCACGCTGCCATTTGTGGCCGAGTTGAAACCTGAAGTCTATCAATAG
- a CDS encoding VWA domain-containing protein, whose amino-acid sequence MKGKRWFVLLLVGLFFVGVSFFPVHAQEIPEEPDDVIQVILVLDVSSSMEEPILTDDLPDELFALYDQLDAAHENDELLQIQQAIDDILVDPEIVDARAAYLETVDALDAWFAENQYAQNQAFIMQQARQALLDLDCNPIYDQPIATALTIDEIDYWIAQACSGVTINYENQQDLRDLVPYVGETEYTSLQENSDAAYKIYFDALETRNYNALIDQRDAKRLDLNIDALAADVDTMIAELGIPRKLDLAKLAAKTLIDLSRLDSAAGRRDSTLGLVRFSTDSVLLRGLTADHDIVERKIDALESLEMTNIYDGLDETLRELERNADPDKPIVILLLSDGHITVGPGPDEVIRDIPPRANAMDAVICTVGIGPTEAHVDYELLASLAYETEGEYLFAKSGDELVNFFVACRQGMVGEIAQMIGYIGANASEAVEPQTVPENTCEFSLALNSTSGIPILEILDPDGNRIDDAYGNFSFQSGDNLKLYTVLHPAAGEWNIAVTSDASVDEETFFSIVVTTNQCAQTPAPVFSPTPYLTQTPLPGPSFVEQAAPVLPLVILVLVVMGIFIVITLRRK is encoded by the coding sequence ATGAAAGGTAAGCGCTGGTTCGTACTGCTATTAGTGGGGTTATTCTTCGTGGGGGTGAGTTTCTTTCCCGTTCATGCTCAGGAAATTCCCGAAGAGCCTGATGACGTGATTCAGGTTATTCTGGTGCTGGATGTCTCCAGCAGCATGGAAGAACCGATTCTCACCGACGATCTGCCAGACGAATTATTTGCACTATACGATCAACTCGATGCCGCGCATGAAAACGATGAACTTCTCCAAATTCAGCAAGCCATTGACGATATTCTCGTTGATCCCGAGATCGTAGATGCGCGCGCTGCCTATCTTGAAACCGTGGATGCCCTCGATGCGTGGTTTGCAGAAAATCAATATGCCCAAAACCAGGCGTTTATTATGCAGCAAGCGCGGCAAGCACTCCTTGATCTGGATTGCAACCCAATTTATGATCAACCCATTGCTACCGCGCTGACAATTGATGAGATTGACTACTGGATTGCGCAGGCGTGCAGTGGCGTGACGATTAACTACGAGAATCAGCAAGACCTTCGCGATTTGGTGCCTTATGTCGGTGAAACGGAGTATACATCGTTGCAAGAGAACAGCGACGCGGCCTATAAAATATATTTTGACGCCCTCGAAACGCGTAACTATAATGCACTCATCGATCAGCGCGATGCAAAACGCCTGGATTTGAATATTGATGCGCTGGCTGCCGATGTAGATACGATGATTGCGGAATTGGGAATCCCTCGTAAGTTGGATCTAGCGAAATTGGCCGCCAAAACCCTGATTGATTTATCGCGTTTGGATAGTGCTGCGGGGCGGCGGGATTCAACCCTGGGGTTGGTACGTTTCTCAACCGACTCCGTACTGCTCCGGGGGTTGACCGCGGACCATGATATTGTAGAGCGCAAAATTGACGCCCTCGAATCGCTTGAGATGACCAATATCTACGATGGGCTCGACGAAACCCTGCGTGAATTGGAGCGTAATGCCGACCCCGATAAGCCAATTGTGATTCTATTGCTCAGCGATGGGCATATTACCGTTGGCCCCGGCCCCGACGAAGTCATTCGCGATATTCCGCCGCGCGCCAACGCGATGGATGCTGTGATTTGCACCGTGGGCATTGGCCCCACAGAAGCGCATGTCGATTATGAATTGCTGGCATCATTAGCGTACGAAACTGAAGGCGAATATCTCTTTGCCAAAAGTGGTGATGAACTGGTCAACTTCTTTGTGGCCTGCCGTCAAGGGATGGTAGGCGAAATTGCCCAGATGATTGGTTATATCGGGGCTAATGCATCCGAGGCGGTAGAACCCCAAACGGTTCCGGAGAACACCTGCGAGTTCAGTTTGGCGCTCAACTCGACTTCCGGAATACCCATTTTGGAGATTCTTGATCCGGATGGAAATCGGATTGATGATGCCTACGGTAATTTTTCCTTCCAGAGCGGCGATAATCTAAAACTATATACTGTACTCCATCCCGCGGCAGGCGAGTGGAATATTGCGGTGACCAGTGACGCGAGTGTTGATGAAGAAACCTTCTTTAGCATCGTAGTGACGACTAATCAATGTGCGCAAACACCCGCGCCGGTATTTTCGCCCACCCCTTATTTGACACAAACCCCGCTTCCCGGCCCTAGCTTTGTTGAGCAGGCCGCGCCGGTTCTGCCGTTGGTAATTTTGGTGTTGGTAGTAATGGGAATCTTTATTGTGATAACCTTGCGGCGTAAATAA
- a CDS encoding DUF885 domain-containing protein, protein MKTPLRIFVWLLCLVLLSLSSGSCTTTTATAEITAPVAPDNAAKPPSEESAPSLSAGLEDLPFDVFLEESYLRLLQRDPELVTELGLDAAFNLPGDQLTDISDAYIRQTQHLESEILAQLQTYERTTLAPDQQLSYDTYFWYLDDRVRGHEFMYHDYPVTHFIIGQPFLLYHFFTEIQPVRNLAESHNYLARLAQVETKINQLIEGLRLRREAGIIAPKFLYQWSMGSVDDTARSMPELTVFYRNFAEKLDAISEISADEKQALLAQAEEVTRLQVIPAFKDLSAYLSELQSVAPTDDGVWQHPNGEAYYAYTVRHHTTTELTPDEIHQLGLSDLERIHAEMRTIFGELDYPSDESLPQLYRRIAQNGGTLTGSEIVAKYEEIIEQAKTTVAPVFDMQPSADVIVIPGPTGGYYVSPAVDGSRPGAFYAAVGGSEEYFGMPTLAYHEAVPGHHTQVALALELDLPSFRRGSHFTAYVEGWALYAERLMWELGVYEDDPYGDLGRLQYEAFRAARLVVDTGIHAKQWTFDKAAAFMTENTGLDAGMVNFEISRYIAWPGQALAYKIGMSEILKLRQMTEEQLGQQYDLKDFHNLVLSNGAVPLDILQELVYEYIESK, encoded by the coding sequence ATGAAAACACCTCTCCGAATCTTCGTTTGGCTCCTATGTCTCGTATTACTCAGCCTAAGCAGCGGTAGTTGCACCACAACAACCGCAACTGCTGAAATCACCGCGCCTGTGGCCCCTGACAACGCGGCCAAACCACCCAGTGAAGAATCTGCTCCATCCCTCAGTGCCGGGTTGGAAGACTTGCCCTTCGATGTCTTTCTCGAAGAATCCTACCTGCGACTGCTCCAACGCGATCCCGAGCTGGTCACAGAACTCGGCCTCGACGCGGCCTTCAACCTGCCCGGCGACCAGCTCACCGACATTTCCGACGCCTACATTCGCCAAACCCAACATCTTGAAAGCGAAATCCTGGCGCAACTGCAAACCTACGAGCGCACCACCTTGGCCCCCGATCAACAACTATCTTATGACACCTACTTCTGGTATCTCGATGACCGCGTGCGCGGCCATGAGTTCATGTACCACGACTACCCCGTCACGCACTTCATCATCGGCCAGCCATTCCTGCTCTACCACTTCTTCACCGAAATCCAACCCGTGCGCAATCTCGCAGAATCCCACAATTACCTCGCCCGCCTTGCCCAGGTCGAAACGAAAATCAATCAGCTCATCGAGGGCCTGCGTTTGCGCCGCGAAGCCGGGATCATCGCCCCCAAATTTCTTTACCAATGGAGCATGGGCAGCGTGGACGACACTGCCCGCTCCATGCCAGAATTAACCGTATTTTATCGGAATTTTGCCGAAAAGCTGGATGCCATCTCCGAGATTTCCGCGGACGAAAAGCAGGCGCTGCTCGCGCAGGCGGAGGAGGTTACGCGCCTTCAAGTGATTCCAGCCTTCAAAGATTTATCTGCGTATTTGAGCGAACTGCAATCCGTGGCCCCCACAGACGATGGAGTCTGGCAGCACCCCAATGGGGAGGCTTACTACGCCTACACCGTGCGCCATCACACCACTACTGAGCTAACCCCCGACGAGATTCATCAGCTTGGCCTGAGTGATTTGGAGCGTATCCACGCCGAAATGCGCACTATCTTCGGTGAACTTGACTATCCCTCCGATGAGAGTCTGCCCCAACTCTACCGCCGAATAGCCCAGAACGGCGGCACGCTGACCGGCTCGGAGATTGTTGCCAAGTACGAAGAAATCATCGAGCAAGCCAAAACCACTGTCGCCCCGGTCTTCGATATGCAACCCTCCGCCGATGTCATCGTCATCCCCGGCCCCACAGGCGGCTACTACGTCTCCCCCGCCGTAGATGGCTCACGCCCTGGAGCGTTCTACGCCGCCGTCGGTGGCAGCGAAGAATATTTCGGTATGCCGACACTGGCCTATCACGAAGCTGTGCCCGGACACCACACCCAGGTAGCCCTGGCCCTGGAGCTTGACCTGCCTTCCTTCCGCCGCGGCAGCCACTTCACCGCCTATGTTGAGGGCTGGGCGTTATACGCCGAGCGTTTGATGTGGGAATTGGGTGTTTACGAGGATGATCCCTATGGCGATTTAGGCCGCTTGCAATACGAAGCCTTCCGCGCCGCCCGCCTGGTAGTGGATACTGGCATCCATGCCAAACAATGGACTTTTGACAAAGCCGCCGCCTTCATGACCGAAAATACTGGCCTTGATGCGGGTATGGTCAATTTCGAGATCAGCCGCTATATCGCCTGGCCGGGGCAGGCCCTGGCCTACAAAATCGGCATGAGCGAGATTTTAAAACTGCGCCAAATGACCGAAGAACAGCTTGGGCAGCAATACGATCTCAAGGATTTTCACAATCTGGTATTGAGCAATGGCGCGGTACCCCTGGATATTTTACAAGAGCTTGTCTATGAATATATTGAAAGTAAATAA